A segment of the Lineus longissimus chromosome 11, tnLinLong1.2, whole genome shotgun sequence genome:
TCGCCAACAACACCATCATCATTCTCGTAGCGACCACCACATTCATCCTCACCACCACGCCCCTTTCGCTATTCTTCATCCTGAACCCAGGATGGAACATACAAGCtgctgaggtcaaggtcaagtatGAACTGCGATATGCTCTCCTCCAATCATGGGCGTACCTGAACCACGCCGTCAACTTTCTCCTGTATGTGACGTCAGCGCCGGTATTCAGGCGGGAGCTGGTCGCTTTGCTTTCAGGGATATTTAAATGTAAACAACAACAGGTGACACCGGATAATTCTAGTGGTACTAACATGATAGCGTCTCGTAGGCATTTGCCGTCTGCGTCTAACAATGAAGCTAGCTCTAGGACCCGAGTTGAGGAGCAGACCGACCAGCGTTTTAATGGTCTCAGCCAGAATCAGCTCCGTCGCAAGCTGCAGCTGCGCAAAGCAATACCTGATCGGCGTGTCTCCTCCACCAGGTCGGTGTTCAATGTCATGCTTTCTTCTCAGTACCCATCACAGGCTAGTGTGGACGGTTTACCAAATGTGGCCGTCTGATGGAGATGGGCTTGACGGAGGATGGACGTGTAACCATATTCTAGTGGAGGATGGTTTATTTCTCCTCAACTATGAATATACTCTCAAAAATAGACACGTGGCGTCGATCATTACCATGGGAACAATGCTAAGATGCAAGTCACAGAAGGTTGAATTTATTTGGTGAGGACAGAAAACTTAGTTGGTGAACATCGCAAAAGAGCCTTCTGCTATAAATTGGAGATGTAAGCTAATAATCACTGTTTGTCGTCCCGTGTGTGTTGACGTGAGATAAAGAACTACTTGGTATGTCTAATCCTCTTTCTGGCatattgaccctcaatgtattgacattgctcagctttcagacaaAGCGAGGCTGCGGAGGCACTACCACTGGAAGTTCGGTATTGCCGGGTTTCTGGTAGAGAAAGCTTTCTCCGATAGGACTGTAGAATCAAATGTCCACACAAGAATGACTTGCAGATGCCGTAGATAATATTAAGTTATGTTAAGTAGACTGTCGTGTTATCTTGGTCTGCTATAAAGTTGTGATAGGCGAGAATGTGAGGTAATCGGTGGACACGATAGCACGCGACGCCTGTAGATCCGGTTCAAGCCCAACTACAACTCAGATTTTGCCCAGACCAGTCGTATATTCTTGACGCTTCCAACCCTAACCTGCCAATATGAAGGTAGGTACAGTTCATTACTTTATCAGACTTGCTTCTTTTGGGCCCAGCTTCGTCCACAGTCCCACAGTAGCGACACTGCTTGTCGATTTAGTTTAGACGCATCTGAGTAATGTTCCGTAGCGAGGATGTCCATGAGAGATTGTCGTCAGTGCCACTTGGGGGGAAAGAGGAGTTCGGAACATCAGTGGTAACATTATATGTTAACGATGTGGCCTTCTCAAGACCTGGGTGTTAATAGAATAACCCTGACAAGGCCGATCTGAAGTATTAAGCTTGGCTGTCCTTATCCATTTTCCATTGGCCTTATCGTAGGTAAAATGATGGCTCGCTTTCGATTAGACTGCTTGCGCTAAATAAAAGGTctagagcttttgaaaaacgcAAAAATGCACTTCCTAGTGGTTTTTCATGGAAATCAAAAACCCTTACATGTTTTTAACAAGGTCGGAAATATTTAGGGGTTTGACAtttcatttccctgaaaaacATAATGGGGGCGTGAAGAGTTTTATACCGCCAAACCCCTTCCTTTAAATACACAGTGTAGTGTGTGCTGGTGACCTTACAAGTCTTACACCACCAATACTAGGATTCAGTATTGCACATCATCTTGTGAGTGGGGTGAGACGTGGCAGTAGCTTGAAGTGGCAATACTGACAACGATGATGTTGTGTCTTAAAATTAGGGAGAATGGCAAGTGTGGTGGAATGAGAAGAGAAAGTGTCTCGGTGTTAGTAATAGCTGATGGAAATCCCTTCATGGAAAACATATTCCCCCAGAATCTCACCGGACAAAGGTCATCATGATGTGCACTTTGAACAAGGTGACACCACCTTACCTTTGGGTGGCGAGTCATGGGCAAGATATCATACCGTTATCGATGCATAGTGATGTAACAAAAGCGATGTTATCCCAGCAAATCTTGGCGACCTATAGAATCATTATTTCGTGGATTATTTCATGATAATATGTAGACAAAGCTGACGGGCTAGATAAACATTACCGAGTAAGGCCGAagcacatcacgaacattcccgagagctcggcttcggccttactcgggaatgtatatttgacccgtcagctttaagtgTGCACTAATCTTCTTCAATCCTTTTTGCAGATCGTATTCATGCTGCTTACCCTAGTGCTTGTGTTGACTGTGGTCAGCGCGAAGAAACCAAGGGGCAACCGAGGAGGTCACAGGCATCAGATTAGTCCCGCCCAGAAGAAGTGTAAGGGCTGCGTCAAGAAGTGTCTTTACGTCGACCAGAACTCATTCGCCGACTGCATCAGCGCAGAAGAGGACAACTGCTTCAATCTCTGCACGGAGGCTAAGATGATTCCCTGCCTGGAGTGTATCGACGACTGCAAGAACACTGCCAATGATGACGGCTCGGAGCGCACCATGAGGTTCTGTATTGGTCGCCAGTCACCTTGCCATCAAACCTGTTACCACTCATAGGGCAAAGGTTGCTGGGAGAGACACATGTGTCTGTATCATGGAGGCCTCTACTGACCATCCAGCGATTCGGACCCAACTAATTAATCAGGGAACAGTATACTTACTAACCTAATTAAACCTACATCTTTCACACACAAGACAACACCCAATCAAAATTACTTTTCTTCATTCATATTTGACAATCGGACATTTTATCTCTCAACCTTTTCATCGTGTTCTGCATGTTATAAGAAAAGAAACGTTTTCTTTCGACACTTAATTCGGAAGCTGTATCAATGACGTCATAGCTGCTGTACTCCGACAAGACCAACTAAACCTTTCTCATATTGCATGGCTTCTATCGCTTTTGTATGTACTATCATGGTCGTGATAGTTAAAAATAATGTGAACGGGCATTTTGTGTTATTTCTGTCAAATACTTTTGAATAAAGGTTTCTAGTGTTCAAAGAAGGCCTTCTCAAGTTATTCAAGCACGTGATTTCTATTCGTACTCATATCTGCGAGAGACTTGTGTACATGCTAATGATCATTGTACTCCCAGGTTCGTTGTCGACTGGTCTTTCCCTGATAATTATTTGGCCAATCATCATGTGGAATGACAGGAACAATGCGTACAAAGGAAGCCACTCAGTCGTCACCAGTCAAGGCTTTCGTTAATCAGCTGTTAAGCTGTTGTTCAGTGTGATCACCTCCTTGGAGAGGTCATGGTAAACAACGATGGAAAGACCTTCGTGTATGGATTTGTCTGTCAATGCACTTATACCACAGCAATGATCGCCTGTCGGTCTCTTGTTCTTGATAGGGACGCTTACATCATCCTTTTGTTCCAGATAGGAAAGAAGGGGGCGAGGTGTGAATTGTTCTGTCATTCGTGTTTCTTGTACATCATACATGGCAGACATTAAAGTACATTTTTGTATAGtgggtgttttttcacaattttgggGTAAATGAATCAACACATCGACAAGTCAGGATGACGTTAGCCCACTGAAAGAGACTTGGATCCGCTCAACATCGAGCCTATTTGCGCCCTCGAAAAAGGCCAGAACGAAAATTTGAAGAACAATAATAGTTGGCCAAATTACAAAAAGCAAAACCCTTTGCATATTTGTGGGAAAAAACATTAAAACTCCCCGCCTATATTGGACCGCTGATACCCTATCCAATCCTTGCCTCTTGGTAGAAAGCCAGTGAAATTCCATTAGAacacaaccaaaaacatgacGGTCACTGTCTATTGCATGTACAACATTTATTAGAAATATTTACAGATTCCTCTCTccattaaaaaaatatattgcacTAAGTTAACAATTCATAGCCTAATATTAGCCAGCATCACATTAAAAAGATCATTTGTATGATTCCTCTTCAGAATTCCTGCTACACAATAGCCTAACCGTACATAAACTGATTGATTGATACTGACTGAGCCTCGGCATTTGTACCTCGGGATTAGGACACTTGTACCCCGGGATTAGGACACATTCGAACATTATATAACTTCTCCTTGAATGAAACTGGATGTCGTCCTGTCATGCCTGTAGATCTTGATTacgcccgcagcacactagccgccaactttggcgacaagaagcgttcagctgacgcctctcgacgccgaagttggcggccagtggatcccggtcagagcacacctgcccagaatcggcgtccagtaacgtcttttccgccactttaggctgccattttgaaatcatgagacatcaagacgcatactgattggccatagtcTCGCCGCcaacgccaattcaggcggcaatccgtagcacacctggcttcttcttgcgttcaaacgcggcgacacgcttcaaaaatcaaacatgttagacatttggcgtttagttgcggcgagtggcggcaagtcgcgttcgccgacgccgttcgtagcagactagggatttttcaggcgttcaggactcttgcggcataAAACGCCattgaacgccgaagttggcggctagtgtgccgCTGCGGGCTTTAGAAATGAACCACCGCAGTTTGTTCACAGGCTGGGCAAGTCTTTCCAGCAGTTTcaaaatggtaattctaaaattTGTCTTCGTTATTCCGTGAAGGCGAATGtagtgatgatgatattgactaTGGTCGTCCCGAAGGCTAATCCATTGGCCATGCCGGTCAGCCGTGACGCCTGTCGTATCTTAGCGTTTCTCCTTTTGATTTGGTCTTCCTCGTTCTCGTGGTCCGCGTCGTCGGCGTAGTCCACATTCTCGGGCGAGAACACTTTTGCCTTGGACTGAAAATATCACACAAGAAGTcttataaaaacaaatgcttttaGAGGTGATACATCAAATGTGCTTTTAAAACTTTAGCGGAATACTTATAAGGACTTCGCAGTCATTCAGCTGCGTCCTCAATGACCATCTCTACTAcgccatcctggcaccagttgtttctAATATgctccacctctcgatatttcatgacgtaggagtaaaaaggcctgatctcaggatgcttcTACGCATGCCTGATGATCGCATTaggttgaatatacatgtacatgtacattctcttTCGGGGGACTAGCCTTTTATAgcacccccgccccccccccctcgagtGACAACTCTGggttggtacatgtataccgGACAATCCAATAACTCCTCTTGGGAATGGTAGGACTGAAGTGTCGCTAGTTTTGCAAGGACAAACATCCACAGAAAGCCTTCATGCAAACAATGCAATGGGTCATGATAAAAGTGTAGCTTGTCGTGGCGAAGAAAGGTTAGCCGAGTGGAAGGAGTTAAAACTTTGTAGTAGGTCTTTATGGTGGTCTTGTTCAGGGAACTAGGGCCTTTATCCTGTCAGTTTGCTCGCCAAGCCGTTTGGATGACTTGCAATGACTGTCACTGCACTTAATACTTTTCTGGTGCATATAAATTCACGGTCATTACACAACTAGAAAGGGCAAGGTTAAGGTTTAATGAGAACTTGTTCCTTCCAGCATAACCCATAAGCATAAAGCATAACCGATAAGTATAGCATTTAGCGACTTAGATCAGTCGGTAACCAATTCAGCTGCAAAATATCCTCGGTAAACATACCGAGCTACTGGCGTTAATGACCATTTTGCAGGAGGAGACTCTAGGATTGGTGTTTACCGCCGGTATGTCAGCATGTCAGAAAAGGAAATGGTATGTACTGACAGGAGAGGGAGGGGAAGAATAATACACATCACTTACCACAACATGCATGATGCTTTTACTGACCAACTGCATGAGGATGGACACGGCCAGCAGGGAAATGAGCAGGAGACGCAGCTCGTACTCATTGAAGAAGTCCTCGGTAAAGATCAGCGTCTTTAACTGGGCGAGATTACTCGTCAGCAGCGAGAGATTCTGCATCCTGGAACGTAATTAGCAACATTAAGTGTTTCCTTTTGATGAAAGTCAATGCTGCTCGAAGGCTGTCGGCAGCAGCAATCATCTTTTAGCTATTATTTTAGCACATTTATAAACTATAATAGCATTTAATTCAAACGCTTTAAACGTCTTGCCATCTACCGTAAGTAATCATCATAGTCTTCCAATAAAAAGGCAACCCTCGTGAAAACAAAGGCCCTTAGACTTTTCAATATCCTTTAAGAGTTTGTCGGCAAGCACAAATATCCCACCCCAAAATTTTTTTGCGGAAAAAAGGAAACTCTTGCTGTCTCCTTTTTCTTCGAAGAAAATCTAATATGTTGCCCACCACACTCAGGCTGAATACTACTAGCCCGTAGGCATCATATCGTCATTACACCACAGGCTGAATACTACTCTGAAGCCCGTAGGCATCATATCGTCTACAGAATGACCAATCTTATAACGAGAAATAGCTGGGGGAAGATTCTGCGAAAAGTTCTGAAAAAGTTGCGGAGACTAAAACACTAAGATGTGTCCAAATAAGAAATGCgctagccgggaatcgaacccggatcTAATGCTTGGAAGGCATCAATGCTAACCCTCACACCACCAGCGCATTGGTGACGGAACTGCGAATAGACTTCGCTGAAAGGTTCTTTGACCAGTTCAACTTTGGTGTTAAATTGAGTTTGTTACAGAATCGTCCAATACCTCCACCAAGCTGGTGAAACAGTGTCGGAGGTCTGCCGAAATGTAAATTGTATCTCTCGTAACATGCAAGGATTGTCCACTCACCCCGCATTGTTCTGCTGGCTGGCGGCGAACCCCTGAGTATctggtttcttcttcttcagcggcTTCCTGCCCTTGCCTCTAGCTTCCACATCCGCCACACTCATGGTGATACCTGGCTGCTAGTATGGATATATAGCACCCAAACTGTGTGTCCTTAGTATTATTCCTGCAAGTAACATGATAATATGGCTGTAGAGACCACCAGAGCCCAATGAATTCCAACTGCAGCGACATTGCCTCATAAACAGTGGTGGATCTTGCCAAATATGTCAGAGCCAATCACACTCGAATCAGAAAGACCTGGCTATactacagaaccaggcctatgtctccaAAAGACTTGGCTATACaacagaaccaggcctatgtctccaATGGACATGGCTATactacagaaccaggcctatgtctccaAAAGACCTGGCTATACGACAGAACCAGACCTATGTCTCTGTAGACCTAGCTTTAATACAGAACCGGCCATTGTCTCTGTCGTCTCATGTTACTCCCTTGATTCCCAGAGCTTGTCTCCAGTGGTGCATCGTATGGCGATGTGACGAGTCTCCCgttgtcccagagtgggcactTCTGGAGCACATGTTCTGGTGTTTGATCAGTTTAGCCTATATTTGCAGCGAATGTCACTCAGAAGATGTCACTAAATTACCTACCCATCCAGTGATACAGATTCTTGATCCAAAAAGGCATAAACCCCTCAACCCCTTCCTTGCTGTCCACCTAGTTTAGCCTTTTTTCTTATTCCTGTTCCTGATCAAGCTACCTCTGGCAatcagcatatacatgtattaaatgTCTTGTACCTACGTACCTCTAGGCCTAGTGTTCTAATACGCCCTCTgaccaagtacatgtaaatgatcaCTTTGCTTGACCATTCCAAAGGCTTATTTGGGGCCTGTATATACTTGGTCAGGTAATAATGCCCAATTCTTCAAAACTAGAAGGCCTTTTA
Coding sequences within it:
- the LOC135495962 gene encoding uncharacterized protein LOC135495962, producing the protein MKIVFMLLTLVLVLTVVSAKKPRGNRGGHRHQISPAQKKCKGCVKKCLYVDQNSFADCISAEEDNCFNLCTEAKMIPCLECIDDCKNTANDDGSERTMRFCIGRQSPCHQTCYHS
- the LOC135496185 gene encoding uncharacterized protein LOC135496185 — translated: MSVADVEARGKGRKPLKKKKPDTQGFAASQQNNAGMQNLSLLTSNLAQLKTLIFTEDFFNEYELRLLLISLLAVSILMQLVSKSIMHVVSKAKVFSPENVDYADDADHENEEDQIKRRNAKIRQASRLTGMANGLAFGTTIVNIIITTFAFTE